A stretch of Halichondria panicea chromosome 1, odHalPani1.1, whole genome shotgun sequence DNA encodes these proteins:
- the LOC135352253 gene encoding uncharacterized protein LOC135352253 has translation MYAQISGMSDIVDGDSLISWFDDILVPGIKKFQSSVTSNLGNYLVAYARASSISEILRVINTKCSYFIGDERRKQIGVAVLLKQFLKGLDLKEIPHEEESGIRKKLRRRANVKTTATQYFLAEKNEGTKITRENGVGHSCMIAPHSDVPQEFFDIVEAKVEEQELDSVVLTPPDTPAHIIRKQDVHHHTPRRPEAGNSFTINDEQASSLRVEDTLDSDVQSKLIVEQTSPLRVKDTLDSDAQSKLIVEQTSPLRVKDTLDSDAQSKLIVVKQTSPLDSDAQSTKLIVDQTNPLRVEDTLDSDTQSKLIVKQTRAKRSARRKRVRPPTDPLVQAANKLQGCLTITALEDDHQPKSKRKRTKIDESRCHVCKEPFIDGQEAKWVGCDFCPRWFHKKCIKGYVLKRKWKCSFKH, from the exons ATGTATGCGCAGATATCCGGGATGAGTGACATAGTTGATGGAGATAGTCTGATTTCTTGGTTTGACGATATACTTGTGCCGGGAATAAAGAAATTTCAGAGTTCAGTCACCAGTAACCTTGGAAATTACTTGGTGGCATATGCCAGAGCTTCTTCCATTTCTGAG ATTCTGAGAGTGATCAACACCAAATGCTCTTATTTTATTGGTGACGAACGAAGAAAGCAAATTGGAGTTGCCGTACTACTCAAGCAATTCTTGAAAGGCTTAGACCTTAAGGAAATACCGCACGAAGAGGAAAGTGGGATTAGGAAAAAGCTTAGGAGACGTGCGAATGTGAAGACAACTGCCACCCAGTATTTTCTGGCCGAGAAGAATGAAGGAACAAAAATCACACGAGAGAATGGTGTAGGCCATTCCTGCATGATCGCTCCCCATTCAGATGTACCCCAGGAATTTTTTGACATCGTGGAGGCCAAAGTAGAAG AACAAGAGTTGGACTCTGTCGTCCTTACTCCACCCGACACTCCTGCACATATTATTCGCAAACAGGACGTACACCATCATACGCCTCGCCGACCAGAAGCAGGCAACTCATTCACCATTAATGATGAGCAAGCAAGTTCTCTCCGGGTAGAAGATACTCTAGATTCTGACGTCCAGTCCAAACTCATTGTTGAGCAAACGAGTCCTCTCCGGGTAAAGGATACTCTAGATTCTGACGCCCAGTCCAAACTCATTGTTGAGCAAACGAGTCCTCTCCGGGTAAAGGATACTCTAGATTCTGATGCCCAGTCCAAACTCATTGTTGTTAAGCAAACGAGTCCTCTAGATTCTGACGCCCAGTCCACCAAACTCATTGTTGATCAAACAAATCCTCTCCGGGTAGAGGATACTCTAGATTCTGACACCCAGTCCAAACTCATTGTGAAGCAAACCAGAGCAAAACGGTCAGCAAGAAGGAAGCGTGTACGACCACCTACAGATCCCTTGGTACAAGCTGCAAACAAACTTCAAGGGTGTTTAACAATTACAGCCTTGGAGGATGATCACCAGCCCAAGTCAAAAAGAAAACGCACTAAGATTGACGAGTCGAGGTGCCATGTATGTAAAGAACCATTTATAGATGGTCAAGAAGCCAAGTGGGTGGGGTGTGACTTTTGTCCAAGGTGGTTTCATAAGAAATGTATAAAAGGGTACGTACTCAAAAGGAAATGGAAATGTTCTTTCAAGCATTGA
- the LOC135352251 gene encoding uncharacterized protein LOC135352251 translates to MEHSSPEFTEQNNAIGYLKTGDIFTPLTNFTFKFVCRVSSPFESDDNTDYSGFIVEVKASGTDDKGVCFLPWHKTHQKGFNIAKELGSAVPEKLLMSKLKSSQLTDIFWNKLVDFENDPDYSRRIKKAIVALGRQPDSEIIVLSPYVHVKEDGEIIPLRECTYVWVESVIKKEGVVPSGVQFYKTLPTIPTPDRPLDVLLGGLRELTQSNFYSAVFVLGSVASSLFYEKLQATYGSFGVTMVVGEVNRGKTKSVELCLAALGVRHARFSSISDALLRKLLHGGMPWCFDDPDTAEQVMKILLTVFGGNTTGNALSSGSCRVSPLVTANVHILDALASMDKRVVCRGRIVMFPHHLEYNLQSTEAINEIFSLAPAAGPAVVRIGYNVACMQPTKLKNIQAHIKEMLPNLDSRAVIEYSLLLASALEACFIFGISP, encoded by the exons ATGGAGCACTCATCACCAG AATTCACAGAGCAAAACAATGCCATTGGCTACCTGAAAACAGGCGACATATTTACTCCCCTGACAAACTTTACTTTCAAGTTCGTTTGCAGAGTTTCGTCACCTTTTGAAAGTGATGACAACACAGATTACAGTGGCTTCATTGTGGAGGTGAAGGCCTCTGGAACAGACGACAAGGG GGTTTGTTTTCTTCCCTGGCATAAAACCCACCAAAAAGGCTTTAACATTGCTAAAGAGTTGGGCAGTGCTGTTCCCGAGAAATTGTTAATGTCTAAGCTTAAAAGCAGTCAGCTCACTGACATCTTCTGGAACAAGCTTGTGGACTTCGAAAA TGACCCTGACTATTCTCGAAGAATCAAAAAAGCAATTGTTGCACTAGGAAGGCAGCCTGATAGTGAGATTATTGTTCTCAGTCCTTATGTCCATGTGAAAGAGGACGGTGAGATCATACCACTTCGAGAATGCACTTACGTATGGGTCGAGAGTGTAATCAAGAAAGAAGGAGTAGTTCCAAGCGGGGTACAGTTTTACAAGACACTCCCTACCATCCCTACTCCTGATAGGCCATTGGATGTACTGTTAGGTGGCCTGCGTGAGCTGACTCAGAGCAATTTCTACTCTGCTGTCTTTGTGTTAG GCTCTGTGGCTTCCTCGTTGTTTTATGAGAAGCTACAAGCAACTTACGGGAGTTTTGGTGTCACAATGGTTGTGGGAGAAGTAAACCGTGGTAAAACCAAGAGTGTGGAGCTCTGTCTAGCTGCACTAGGAGTCAGACATGCTCGTTTCTCTTCCATCAGTGATGCTCTCTTACGGAAGTTGCTTCATGGTGGTATGCCGTGGTGTTTTGACGACCCTGACACGGCAGAGCAAGTTATGAAGATCCTGCTGACAGTCTTCGGTGGTAATACAACTGGTAATGCACTGTCAAGTGGCTCTTGTCGTGTGTCTCCTCTAGTAACAGCCAATGTGCACATTTTGGATGCTCTAGCTTCAATGGACAAGAG GGTGGTATGCAGAGGAAGAATTGTAATGTTTCCTCATCACCTTGAGTACAATCTCCAGTCGACAGAGGCAATAAATGAGATTTTCTCATTGGCACCAGCAGCCGGACCAGCCGTTGTGAGGATTGGGTACAATGTGGCTTGTATGCAGCCCACAAAGCTCAAGAATATTCAAGCACACATTAAGGAGATGTTACCCAACCTTGACTCCAGAGCAGTGATTGAATACAGTCTTCTTCTGGCTTCTGCTCTGGAGGCTTGTTTCATTTTTGGAATCAGCCCATAA
- the LOC135352252 gene encoding uncharacterized protein LOC135352252 isoform X2 encodes MDDAHLLASFITIHCPHLIATFTSNHPSPTLLAPPVSNCFECQRQLTSNHDCEVTLYTLSGVKKLPKVTLRCQPCGLTYNYAMWGRKQTSGFQYYQSQQNLIEVYDTVFFTRPLLEFQCSLANHSWVSFQGFSETYNDTHSLNKDQEKIAADAFYNGEIENEIRFLVLATNPTFSLSHFTFKRDSDREETMEMIETIRSCSIYHHCETDCTAVCKKRGCGTLWVTDGIWKLVFPHCMHRLKYVVDRIPSISMPDVCTYPPVPGKAFCQDHCQYLESQVPPVPTDLRSFLKHCKVQNGDDVSVNFDEEKTIDTVLQNTTSEIAIGKSAAISQGTHDLLATNPSLLSKSLHVAKPMTESTECRKITGKAKRLRRWSRGHQFVVRAGDHIEAWQPLYKSESPMQVFFILIKWLETLSQQPNYQFLPTAMYL; translated from the exons ATGGATGATGCACACTTGCTAGCCTCTTTCATTACGATTCATTGTCCACACCTAATAGCCACATTCACATCTAACCATCCATCACCAACTCTGTTAGCTCCTCCAGTGTCTAACTGCTTTGAATGCCAACGTCAATTGACTTCAAATCATGACTGTGAA GTCACCCTTTACACATTATCTGGTGTGAAGAAATTGCCGAAAGTCACTCTTAGGTGTCAGCCATGTGGTTTGACTTATAACTATGCGATGTGGGGGAGAAAACAAACCTCTGGCTTTCAATACTATCAGAGCCAGCAAAATTTAATTGAAGTTTATGACACCGTTTTCTTCACTCGGCCTCTCCTAGAATTTCAGTGCTCCCTTGC GAACCACTCATGGGTTTCCTTCCAGGGTTTTAGTGAAACATACAATGACACTCATTCTCTCAACAAGGACCAAG AAAAGATTGCAGCAGATGCATTCTACAATGGAGAGATTGAGAATGAAATTAGGTTTCTTGTACTAGCAACCAATCCTACTTTTTCCCTAAGTCATTTCACCTTCAAACGAGACAGTGACAGAGAGGAAACAATGGAAATGATTGAAACAATTCGCTCATGCAGTATATACCATCACTGTGAAACTGACTGCACTGCTGTTTGCAAGAAAAG aGGTTGTGGCACTCTGTGGGTTACTGACGGGATTTGGAAACTTGTTTTTCCACATTGCATGCACAGACTGAAG TATGTTGTGGACCGAATTCCATCAATATCTATGCCAGATGTGTGCACCTATCCGCCGGTGCCTGGAAAAGCTTTTTGTCAGGATCACTGCCAGTATTTGGAGTCACAGGTACCACCAGTACCAACAGATCTCAGGAGTTTTTTGAAGCACTGCAAAGTTCAAAATG GAGATGATGTTTCGGTTAACTTTGATGAAGAGAAAACAATAGACACGGTTCTACAAAACACTACTTCTGAAATTGCAATAGGAAAATCTGCAGCTATTTCTCAAG GAACCCATGATCTACTAGCAACAAACCCATCACTGTTGTCAAAGAGCCTTCATGTTGCCAAACCGATGACAGAGTCTACAGAATGTCGCAAAATTACTGGAAAAGCAAAACGTCTCCGGAGGTGGTCGAGGGGACACCAATTTGTTGTGAGAGCAGGAGACCATATAGAAGCTTGGCAACCATTATACAA GTCGGAATCACCAATGCAAGTTTTTTTCATCCTAATCAAGTGGCTTGAAACGTTGAGTCAACAGCCAAACTACCAATTTCTGCCAACTGCTATGTACCTATAG
- the LOC135352252 gene encoding uncharacterized protein LOC135352252 isoform X1: MDDAHLLASFITIHCPHLIATFTSNHPSPTLLAPPVSNCFECQRQLTSNHDCEVTLYTLSGVKKLPKVTLRCQPCGLTYNYAMWGRKQTSGFQYYQSQQNLIEVYDTVFFTRPLLEFQCSLANHSWVSFQGFSETYNDTHSLNKDQAMTEKIAADAFYNGEIENEIRFLVLATNPTFSLSHFTFKRDSDREETMEMIETIRSCSIYHHCETDCTAVCKKRGCGTLWVTDGIWKLVFPHCMHRLKYVVDRIPSISMPDVCTYPPVPGKAFCQDHCQYLESQVPPVPTDLRSFLKHCKVQNGDDVSVNFDEEKTIDTVLQNTTSEIAIGKSAAISQGTHDLLATNPSLLSKSLHVAKPMTESTECRKITGKAKRLRRWSRGHQFVVRAGDHIEAWQPLYKSESPMQVFFILIKWLETLSQQPNYQFLPTAMYL; this comes from the exons ATGGATGATGCACACTTGCTAGCCTCTTTCATTACGATTCATTGTCCACACCTAATAGCCACATTCACATCTAACCATCCATCACCAACTCTGTTAGCTCCTCCAGTGTCTAACTGCTTTGAATGCCAACGTCAATTGACTTCAAATCATGACTGTGAA GTCACCCTTTACACATTATCTGGTGTGAAGAAATTGCCGAAAGTCACTCTTAGGTGTCAGCCATGTGGTTTGACTTATAACTATGCGATGTGGGGGAGAAAACAAACCTCTGGCTTTCAATACTATCAGAGCCAGCAAAATTTAATTGAAGTTTATGACACCGTTTTCTTCACTCGGCCTCTCCTAGAATTTCAGTGCTCCCTTGC GAACCACTCATGGGTTTCCTTCCAGGGTTTTAGTGAAACATACAATGACACTCATTCTCTCAACAAGGACCAAG CCATGACAGAAAAGATTGCAGCAGATGCATTCTACAATGGAGAGATTGAGAATGAAATTAGGTTTCTTGTACTAGCAACCAATCCTACTTTTTCCCTAAGTCATTTCACCTTCAAACGAGACAGTGACAGAGAGGAAACAATGGAAATGATTGAAACAATTCGCTCATGCAGTATATACCATCACTGTGAAACTGACTGCACTGCTGTTTGCAAGAAAAG aGGTTGTGGCACTCTGTGGGTTACTGACGGGATTTGGAAACTTGTTTTTCCACATTGCATGCACAGACTGAAG TATGTTGTGGACCGAATTCCATCAATATCTATGCCAGATGTGTGCACCTATCCGCCGGTGCCTGGAAAAGCTTTTTGTCAGGATCACTGCCAGTATTTGGAGTCACAGGTACCACCAGTACCAACAGATCTCAGGAGTTTTTTGAAGCACTGCAAAGTTCAAAATG GAGATGATGTTTCGGTTAACTTTGATGAAGAGAAAACAATAGACACGGTTCTACAAAACACTACTTCTGAAATTGCAATAGGAAAATCTGCAGCTATTTCTCAAG GAACCCATGATCTACTAGCAACAAACCCATCACTGTTGTCAAAGAGCCTTCATGTTGCCAAACCGATGACAGAGTCTACAGAATGTCGCAAAATTACTGGAAAAGCAAAACGTCTCCGGAGGTGGTCGAGGGGACACCAATTTGTTGTGAGAGCAGGAGACCATATAGAAGCTTGGCAACCATTATACAA GTCGGAATCACCAATGCAAGTTTTTTTCATCCTAATCAAGTGGCTTGAAACGTTGAGTCAACAGCCAAACTACCAATTTCTGCCAACTGCTATGTACCTATAG